One part of the Flavobacterium johnsoniae UW101 genome encodes these proteins:
- a CDS encoding restriction endonuclease subunit S has protein sequence MVLVHFEITITFGISKIQFCPKKTRLIELLDEKKKAVIIQNIIKGLAPNVAMKDSGIEWFGEIPEHWKVVKLKYLSKNIDTGSTPNGYDIPIEELNENVWNWFTPGDFNEDFNFVNESKRKLSFEVVEDNNVRLYDSNSVMFVGIGATLGKIAVTDTNFYTNQQINIIELNNDINKMFVAYSLSATIKISKMLANSATLPILNQQKLGDIQIPIPDLNEQILVVERLENIYFNHFNIANKISTSIELLKEKRTAIISATINGEINLD, from the coding sequence ATGGTACTGGTTCATTTTGAAATTACCATTACTTTCGGCATCAGTAAAATTCAATTTTGTCCAAAGAAAACGAGGTTAATTGAGTTACTCGACGAAAAGAAAAAAGCGGTTATTATCCAAAACATTATTAAGGGGTTAGCCCCTAATGTAGCTATGAAGGATTCGGGTATAGAATGGTTTGGGGAAATTCCTGAGCATTGGAAGGTAGTGAAGTTGAAGTATTTGAGTAAAAACATTGATACTGGTAGTACTCCAAATGGGTATGATATTCCAATTGAAGAATTAAACGAAAATGTTTGGAATTGGTTTACTCCAGGGGATTTTAATGAAGACTTCAATTTTGTAAATGAATCTAAACGAAAATTAAGTTTTGAAGTTGTTGAAGATAATAATGTTAGACTTTATGATTCTAATTCCGTTATGTTTGTTGGTATTGGTGCCACACTTGGAAAGATAGCTGTAACAGATACTAATTTTTATACTAATCAACAAATTAATATAATTGAACTTAATAATGATATTAATAAAATGTTTGTTGCCTACTCTTTATCGGCTACAATAAAAATATCTAAAATGTTAGCAAATAGTGCTACATTACCTATTCTCAATCAACAGAAACTTGGAGATATTCAAATTCCTATTCCAGATTTAAATGAACAAATTTTGGTTGTTGAACGTCTTGAGAATATTTATTTCAATCATTTCAATATTGCAAATAAAATATCAACTTCAATTGAATTATTA
- a CDS encoding helix-turn-helix domain-containing protein — MKPFTFEDLPNILGTLSLRVENIERLLKEIQNRSPEDEDAGLMTIIEASKLIRLSVATIYSKVCRNEIPVSKQGKQLYFLRSELLDWIKAGRIKTISELQTEVDQKCKNRD; from the coding sequence ATGAAACCATTTACTTTTGAAGATCTCCCCAATATCCTGGGAACACTATCCCTGCGAGTGGAAAATATAGAACGTCTCTTAAAAGAGATCCAAAACCGCTCCCCTGAGGATGAGGATGCGGGTCTGATGACCATCATTGAAGCCTCAAAACTGATCCGGCTTTCGGTTGCCACAATATACTCGAAAGTCTGCCGCAATGAGATTCCGGTAAGCAAGCAGGGCAAACAGCTGTATTTTTTAAGATCGGAGCTTTTGGACTGGATTAAGGCCGGGCGGATCAAAACGATTTCAGAACTGCAGACGGAAGTAGATCAGAAATGCAAAAACAGGGATTGA
- a CDS encoding T9SS sorting signal type C domain-containing protein, producing MKKLYLSFVLLFPIQSVLFSHSVQACGPIVTQSGNVKNNVSLSPVFSDGIEYERHRVWLNLTNSQGLFKQILIAYVTGATNGYDHNYDAPTMDANKYADFFSIIESNKLVIQGRAVPFDVSDTIPVGYRSEITGKLTISIDHTDGDLDVLNIYLEDKETGTMHNLKSGSYTFSTLSGTFTDRFVIRYIADKKLGINEMEKQLQHLSVASKNQVISVKSFPAALKKVSVFDITGKLLYSSPHLGSSELEIANILTGPQILLVKTTLENENIVTRKVIF from the coding sequence ATGAAAAAACTTTACTTGTCGTTTGTGCTGCTTTTTCCTATTCAGTCTGTTCTTTTCTCTCATTCTGTTCAAGCTTGTGGACCTATCGTCACACAGAGCGGTAACGTTAAAAACAATGTCAGTTTATCTCCCGTATTCTCTGATGGGATAGAATATGAAAGACACCGTGTCTGGCTTAATTTGACCAATTCGCAGGGTTTATTCAAACAGATCTTAATTGCTTATGTGACAGGGGCTACCAATGGCTACGATCACAATTATGATGCTCCGACCATGGACGCCAATAAGTATGCTGATTTTTTCAGCATTATCGAATCCAATAAGCTGGTGATTCAGGGGCGTGCCGTGCCGTTTGATGTCTCCGATACCATTCCTGTGGGATACAGGTCGGAAATTACTGGAAAGCTGACCATTTCCATTGATCATACCGATGGCGATTTAGATGTGCTGAATATTTACTTAGAAGACAAAGAAACCGGTACTATGCATAATTTAAAATCGGGCAGTTATACTTTTTCAACTCTCTCCGGCACGTTTACTGATCGTTTTGTAATCCGCTATATAGCAGATAAAAAATTAGGAATAAATGAAATGGAAAAGCAGCTGCAGCATCTCAGCGTGGCTTCAAAAAATCAGGTCATCAGTGTAAAATCATTTCCTGCAGCTTTAAAGAAAGTTTCTGTTTTTGATATTACCGGAAAATTACTCTACAGCAGTCCGCATCTTGGATCTTCCGAACTTGAAATAGCAAACATTCTTACCGGTCCGCAGATTCTACTGGTCAAAACTACCTTAGAAAATGAAAATATAGTAACCAGGAAGGTGATTTTTTAA
- a CDS encoding tyrosine-type recombinase/integrase, protein MKKTNVTLRKKKIANGKLSLYLDFYPPIQNAETNELTRREFLKLYLFDKPKDQLEKIANTESLQTAQLIQIRRQNELRKDDVYNEFEKEQLEIQRISRGSFLEYFKKIRDKKVGKNRLIWDTAIVHFEAFLKGNDLTFKEVTVTLIEDYKEYLLKAKNRKNNSSTIARNTALSYHNKLKTTLKNAYKEQKLRTDINAGIDSIKEQESQRNFLTLKEAKKLFSTPCPKRIVHQISKFSVLTGLRYSDIAKLTWEEIMFIEDDGYYIRFKQKKTEGLQTIPISNEAYEILAEKAQPVKTGKVFFDLKKWDVDRALPVWIARAGIVKHITFHCFRHTYATLQIASGTDIFTVSKMMGHKSIKTTQIYTKIIDEKKREASQRITLK, encoded by the coding sequence ACATTGAGAAAAAAGAAGATCGCAAATGGGAAATTATCACTTTATCTGGATTTTTATCCGCCGATCCAAAATGCAGAGACTAATGAGCTGACCAGACGTGAATTTCTTAAACTGTATCTGTTCGATAAACCTAAAGATCAGCTTGAGAAGATTGCAAACACAGAGAGCCTTCAAACTGCCCAGCTCATTCAGATCCGCAGGCAGAATGAACTGCGCAAGGACGACGTATATAATGAGTTTGAGAAAGAGCAATTGGAAATTCAAAGAATCAGCAGAGGCTCATTTTTGGAGTATTTCAAAAAGATAAGAGATAAAAAAGTGGGAAAAAACCGTCTGATATGGGATACGGCCATTGTACATTTTGAAGCTTTTTTAAAGGGAAATGACTTAACCTTTAAAGAAGTGACAGTGACCCTTATAGAAGATTATAAAGAATACTTATTAAAAGCGAAAAACCGAAAAAATAACAGCAGCACCATCGCAAGAAACACTGCCCTTTCTTATCATAATAAACTAAAAACCACTCTCAAAAATGCCTACAAAGAACAAAAACTAAGAACTGATATTAATGCAGGGATTGATTCTATAAAAGAGCAGGAATCCCAGCGTAATTTTTTAACTTTAAAAGAAGCCAAGAAATTATTCAGTACCCCATGTCCAAAAAGAATAGTGCACCAGATTTCAAAATTTTCGGTATTGACAGGCCTTCGGTATTCCGATATTGCTAAACTCACCTGGGAAGAGATTATGTTTATAGAAGACGACGGTTATTACATACGATTCAAGCAAAAGAAGACAGAAGGCCTTCAGACCATTCCAATATCAAATGAAGCTTATGAAATACTTGCAGAAAAGGCGCAGCCGGTAAAAACCGGGAAAGTTTTTTTCGATTTAAAAAAGTGGGATGTAGACAGGGCCCTGCCGGTATGGATTGCCAGGGCAGGTATTGTCAAACACATCACTTTTCATTGTTTCAGGCATACATATGCTACTCTTCAGATTGCTTCAGGCACGGATATTTTTACAGTCTCCAAAATGATGGGTCACAAAAGCATCAAAACGACACAGATTTACACTAAAATCATTGATGAGAAAAAACGGGAAGCAAGCCAGAGAATAACTTTGAAATAA